The proteins below are encoded in one region of Serratia symbiotica:
- the smpB gene encoding SsrA-binding protein SmpB has protein sequence MTKKKAHKPGSATIAQNKRARFEYFIEEEIEAGLSLQGWEVKSLRAGKANLSDSYVTFRDGEAYLFGATLTPLSVASSHVVCDPIRTRKLLLNKRELDSLIGRVNREGYTVVALSMYWKNAWCKVKIGIAKGKKDHDKRDDIKDREWQKAKARIMKHANR, from the coding sequence ATGACAAAGAAAAAAGCACACAAACCCGGTTCTGCCACCATTGCACAAAACAAGCGAGCGCGTTTCGAATATTTCATTGAAGAAGAGATCGAAGCTGGCCTATCGCTGCAAGGATGGGAAGTGAAATCGCTGCGTGCCGGTAAAGCCAACCTCAGCGACAGTTACGTAACATTTCGTGATGGTGAAGCCTATTTGTTTGGTGCCACCCTAACTCCACTCAGCGTCGCTTCATCGCATGTAGTATGCGATCCGATACGTACCCGCAAACTACTGCTGAACAAGCGCGAGTTGGACTCTCTGATTGGCCGTGTAAATCGCGAAGGCTATACCGTTGTCGCACTTTCCATGTATTGGAAAAATGCCTGGTGCAAAGTCAAAATTGGCATAGCCAAAGGCAAGAAAGACCACGATAAGCGTGATGATATCAAAGATCGTGAATGGCAGAAGGCGAAAGCCCGTATCATGAAACATGCCAACCGTTAA
- the bamE gene encoding outer membrane protein assembly factor BamE: protein MRCKTLTAAAVVLMMLSAGCSTFEKVVYRPDINQGNYLTPTDVAKIQKGMTQQQVAYTLGTPMLQDPFGTQTWFYVFRQQPGHEGITQQTLTLTFNSAGVLTDIQNKPELTR from the coding sequence ATGCGCTGTAAAACGCTGACTGCCGCCGCTGTGGTTCTTATGATGCTGTCTGCTGGCTGTTCTACTTTTGAGAAAGTGGTTTATCGGCCTGACATCAACCAGGGGAACTACCTAACACCGACCGATGTGGCAAAAATTCAAAAAGGTATGACCCAGCAGCAGGTCGCTTACACATTGGGTACTCCGATGCTACAAGACCCATTCGGTACTCAAACGTGGTTCTATGTATTCCGCCAACAACCTGGTCATGAAGGTATTACTCAGCAAACGCTGACGTTGACCTTCAACAGCGCGGGCGTATTGACAGATATTCAGAACAAACCTGAGCTGACCAGATAA
- a CDS encoding type II toxin-antitoxin system RatA family toxin, which yields MPQINRSALVPFSAEQMYQLVNDVDSYPDFLPGCIGSRVIDASNNEMTAAVDVAKAGISKTFTTRNTLLDNQSINMQLVDGPFRKLMGGWQFTPLSAKACKVELHLDFEFTNTLIELAFGKVFKELAGSMVQAFTQRAKQVYSV from the coding sequence ATGCCCCAGATAAATCGGTCTGCGTTAGTGCCATTCAGCGCCGAGCAGATGTATCAGTTGGTTAACGATGTTGATTCTTACCCCGATTTTCTGCCAGGTTGTATCGGTAGCCGGGTGATTGACGCGTCCAATAACGAAATGACCGCCGCAGTAGATGTCGCCAAAGCGGGTATCAGTAAAACCTTTACCACACGTAATACGCTGCTGGATAACCAGAGCATCAATATGCAGTTGGTTGATGGCCCGTTCCGCAAGCTGATGGGCGGCTGGCAGTTTACGCCGTTGAGTGCGAAAGCCTGCAAGGTAGAGCTGCACCTGGATTTTGAGTTCACCAACACGCTGATTGAGCTGGCATTCGGCAAGGTTTTCAAAGAGCTGGCAGGTAGTATGGTGCAAGCTTTCACCCAACGAGCGAAACAAGTTTACAGTGTCTGA
- a CDS encoding RnfH family protein: MSEIQVEVVYALPERQYLRKVRLAAGSNVEQAIQDSGLLELRRDIDLQSNKLGIYSRPAKLGDLLNDGDRVEIYRPLIADPKELRRQRAEKARK, translated from the coding sequence GTGTCTGAGATCCAGGTCGAGGTAGTTTACGCCTTGCCGGAACGTCAGTATCTTCGTAAGGTGAGGCTGGCTGCGGGCAGCAACGTTGAGCAGGCGATTCAGGACTCCGGCTTGCTGGAGCTACGCCGGGATATCGATCTGCAAAGCAATAAGCTGGGAATATACAGCCGTCCGGCCAAGCTGGGCGATCTGCTGAATGATGGTGATCGGGTGGAAATTTATCGGCCGCTGATTGCTGATCCCAAAGAACTTCGCCGCCAACGAGCAGAAAAGGCAAGAAAATAA
- a CDS encoding integrase arm-type DNA-binding domain-containing protein: protein MAKIAKKLTDTEIKNTKPAEKEINLFDGDGLMLRIAPLSKGGKKNWYFRYAVPVTKKRTKMSLGTYPHLTLAKARALRDEYLSLLANGIDPQIHNNDKANALKDATEHTLQAVARKWLDEKVKTSGISPDHAEDIWRSLERNIFPGLGNVPIKEIRPKLLKQHLDPIEQRGVLETLRRIISRLNEIFRWAATVVVN, encoded by the coding sequence ATGGCAAAGATCGCTAAGAAACTCACTGACACTGAAATCAAAAATACCAAGCCAGCAGAAAAGGAGATCAACCTTTTTGATGGTGACGGCCTGATGCTACGAATCGCTCCCCTATCAAAGGGTGGTAAGAAAAATTGGTATTTCAGGTATGCAGTGCCAGTAACTAAAAAGCGAACAAAAATGAGCTTAGGAACCTATCCTCATCTCACACTTGCCAAGGCACGGGCTTTACGTGATGAATACTTGTCGCTGCTGGCAAATGGTATCGATCCGCAGATCCACAACAACGATAAAGCTAATGCTCTTAAGGATGCCACTGAGCACACGCTACAAGCGGTTGCTAGGAAATGGTTAGATGAAAAGGTTAAGACCTCTGGTATCTCTCCAGACCACGCAGAAGACATCTGGCGGAGCCTTGAACGAAATATTTTCCCCGGTTTAGGCAACGTTCCTATCAAAGAGATCCGTCCCAAGCTCTTAAAACAACATCTTGACCCCATAGAACAACGAGGCGTATTGGAAACCCTACGCCGTATCATTTCACGTCTAAATGAAATCTTCCGTTGGGCTGCGACTGTAGTGGTCAACTAA